From a single Pelodiscus sinensis isolate JC-2024 chromosome 4, ASM4963464v1, whole genome shotgun sequence genomic region:
- the GAL gene encoding galanin peptides → MQRWTSFLFLSLIFCATLSETFGLVLSAKEKRGWTLNSAGYLLGPHAVDNHRSFNDKHGLAGKREIQPEEDMKTGNFGRPVADDNVVRTIIEFLTYLQLKEAGALDNLLSSEETNQS, encoded by the exons ATGCAGAGGTGGACTAGTTTCCTGTTTCTCTCTCTAATCTTTTGCGCCACCCTCTCAGAGACATTTGGACTCGTTTTATCA GCAAAAGAAAAGAGGGGCTGGACTTTGAATAGTGCTGGTTACCTACTTGGGCCAC ACGCAGTAGATAATCACAGATCTTTTAATGACAAACATGGCCTAGCTGGTAAACGTGAGATACAGCCTGAAGAGGATATGAAAACAG GTAATTTTGGGAGACCAGTGGCTGATGACAATGTTGTACGCACAATCATTGAATTTTTGACTTACTTGCAACTTAAAG AGGCTGGGGCACTAGACAATTTACTTTCATCAGAAGAAACAAATCAGTCctga